In Topomyia yanbarensis strain Yona2022 chromosome 2, ASM3024719v1, whole genome shotgun sequence, one DNA window encodes the following:
- the LOC131683388 gene encoding BLOC-1-related complex subunit 8 homolog, which produces MSNVNDPELQVKVRKTTEKISENMHIIANEPSLAFYRIQEHVRKVIPLIVDRRGEVYQLQKDLQGKCYDMEYAISAIKEIESADQSLKNIQESLKNAIFLKQQLKYVESRRPKKDSNSSVYKRLSAHITLDLPDLPDISGVVRETTNRVEHIMSSARSSSNSTGSGPTELQRSYTTLH; this is translated from the exons ATGTCCAATGTCAATGATCCTGAACTACAAGTGAAAGTCCGAAAAA CGACTGAAAAAATCTCGGAAAACATGCATATAATCGCAAACGAACCGAGTTTGGCATTCTATCGAATACAGGAACACGTCCGGAAGGTGATACCTCTTATCGTCGATCGTCGAGGGGAAGTGTATCAGCTGCAAAAAGATTTGCAGGGCAAATGCTACGATATGGAGTACGCGATTAG TGCCATCAAAGAGATTGAGTCTGCGGACCAATCGTTGAAAAACATACAGGAATCGTTGAAAAATGCCATATTTCTCAAACAGCAGCTCAAGTACGTAGAATCGCGACGCCCTAAAAAGGATTCCAACAGTTCCGTCTACAAGCGACTGTCGGCGCACATAACACTAGACTTGCCGGACCTGCCGGATATTTCCGGAGTGGTGCGGGAAACCACGAACCGCGTGGAACACATTATGTCATCCGCGAGAAGCTCTTCCAACAGCACCGGATCGGGCCCGACGGAGCTTCAGCGATCCTACACGACATTGCATTGA